The sequence below is a genomic window from Anopheles cruzii chromosome 3, idAnoCruzAS_RS32_06, whole genome shotgun sequence.
ATCCGGGAACCGATGGTCGATTGGCTCGAAGCGGCCCGACAACGATCGCCCACCGCCGATggtagtggcggcggtggtactCCCCGGCCAGAGTGGCACCCGCAGACGCGGGTCGATACGGTGATGCACAAGCTGAGTGGAGCCAACCCGAAGTGCTTGCTGGAGGAGGAGCTGCGGGAGGGATTGATCAGCCGGAACCAGGGTTACCTGGGCGGGTACATCAACATCGTGTACTCGGCGGCCGAGCAAGTGGAGACGGCACTGGCCGCGTTCGGTGACACGAGGACACTTTCCACCGAGCTGCAGGTGGCtatgctgctggcgctggccaccgacAAGAAGCTGCTCGGAATCGCTTTCAGCGGCTGGTATCCGTGGTTCTAAACTTCGTGGCGAGCGACGAAACGATCGTACAGTATTTGTTGTGTGAAATTAATCTATCCCCCGTGTGCTTCTGTGTTCCTTCGAACGCCGAAAAATGGGatattgtttttggtttcacGTTAACCctaaaatatgaataaaagGCCGTTATTTGTACCATTGTGTTGGATgcggttttgtttatttaagaTTATCGGGCAAAAAGGGGCGGCAGTTCGGCGACCGTCAGGTATCCCGTATGGCCGGCCATCGTGTTCGGGGCGGTCGAAGTGATGTACTTCTTGCTTTCCCGCGGTGTTTTCGTATCCTTGGCGGTgtccgttttctggttgaaataaaGACGCAAGGAGAGTGAAAATGGGCAAATGGACAACCCCTCTCTCTTCATTTACTTTTGTCTTGAGGAAATCGAGCTCCATCACCGGTACGTTTCGTGTGCGGACGATGTCCTCCACCTGGAGCACCTCGAGGTTCTGTATCTCGATGAAGCCGCACTGGGTGAGCGCCTCACAGACCCGCATCGATTGTTCGATACACGGCGAAAACGAACAGATCCGACCACCTGAAACGATGAGGACAAGGTTTGCCACTGTCAGACCAATTACGTGATGGGATCGTAATAGAATAATCATATGGAGCACAAAACGTCATTCAACGATCAGTAATTACTTGACCCCGCGAACTTAATGCACCTGTGTTCGGTGTGGAAAAGGCTCGTAAATAACGGCACCCAGCCCCATTAACGCCACGCTTCCGCGCAGGGATCGATCGGTgagaaaatgtaataaatCTGCACCGCATTaaaaccgtggccgtggggcTGTCTCGAACCTGAACTGGCATGGGCTTGGAAAGGTTGGGCCGGTTTTGGGCCGCACCGCCGAAGCGCGAATCGCGAGTCCGCGCTGTCATCGGCGCGATTTTAACGATTTCGACATTGCGCGAACGAGCGCAGACCGCTTGGCTGGGCTGCCCAGCCTTTGCTGTTCTCGATCGGCTAAAACATTTATCCGCGTGCGAACGCGCCATGAATAATGCATCGAAAGTGGCAGTCTCATTATCGTTATCGGACAGCCCACTGACAGGGTGCTCGACGAGCACACTGCGGACTGCGGAGGggtgaaaaatcaaaatgaaaaCTCAGAGATCGTGCCTCTTTTCGTCACTTTGCTGCGTCGCCCCATCCGCAccaccggtggacggtggtgcCGGGGGTTGTCCAACCGAACATGAATGGTGAATGTGCTGGTGGCTTTTATTTATGTGTTGATTCCGTTCGGTGGTTTGACGAGGTGTGTTTTGGTGATCGTACAAATTAGCGATCAAGTCACAGGTTCACGACACCCCTCTTATTAACTTTCTAGCttcacacaaaacacattgaagaaaaatgtagCATCTTGTGAAAGCAGCCACTCTGCCGCCGAAACAGCCAACGATTGGCGGAGGGCAGAAAACGAAGAGAGAATTGGCCAATCCAACTCGATTGAATATGTAAAGTGAATATTTAAATTCTCCCAAATAATGCAGCTTCGGCCTGACTGATTTGAGTCACCTTTTCGATGTGGCTCCTTCCTCCGTGGTAGCTCCACCTGTCTGCGATGGCGCAAATCACCGGGAATCGGTTCTGACAGATAATCGATCGGTACAGGCACACAGCAAGGACGTGTTTTGCttcgtgtttattttgttatttgtcGATATCTCGCCACGGGCGATGGACGATGAAAGGCCGTACTCCGGAGCGGCCAGCAACGGGAGCCAGTCAATGGGAGTAAGTCAATGTGTCACTCGATGGAACAGAGCTCGCACAGAGGATGAGCATCGTAGCAGGCCGTGCGGTGGTTTGTGTGTCCTGTGATGAGAGGCCACCCCTGTCTTTTTAACTCTTGCTCCGATGCACTGATGTGCGCATAAATAATTCACGATCGTCACTCCGTCCACTGTCCGCCGCAAATCGATCAATCACTAGCGGCTCCCGGGCACCGTGTGTAAAGTGATATAAATTATCTGTCAACATCATTAGACTTGATGGCAGCAACCGCAAACGGACCGTGCCTCCGGGAGAGCCATTCTAGGCCGGCCAGGTTGGGCAGGTTTTTGGTGTGGTCATCATCCGGAAATGGTGGTAATGCCCTTGCCCCGCAAATGAGGCTCTATATTTGGGACGTTCGTTGGGAGGGGTTTTTTGGACCCCTGCTGTTACACCGCCCGCTGGCATCGCAGAACTTATATCCCCAAAGGGAGTGCGCCTCCGCCGGGGCTTACAATGTTGGCCACGGTAATCAGTTTTTGTCACTCCACGTTCCACTCCGGAGAATGGGAACTGTGGGAAAAATGCGTGATCAAATGACCGACATCTCCAACCGCCGATCGGGTATCGTGAAGGGGGTCTCTTACGAGAAAGTACCGTTTCCAAACTAGAACCACCATTTCGTGAATTAAATGGAATACTATCGCGAGCATCTGGCGGCCAGCGATCGGTGTCAGTGATCGATACACAAGTGCACAAACAGGTGAATAACTGTTTCAATGCTGGGACCGTAAACAGCACCTCGCTTCTTCCGCAGGCTGCGGATGCGCTTCCCGGCGTGCACTGACATTTGTCCACCCCGTGGACTTCTGGTGGCGGCCTTTTCTAGTATTCCTCTGTATGTCTTTATAAGGCAATCGAGCGCTGTGGCGTGTGTTCCCGAAGCGACATTTGAACTCCCTGCAGATCTATGACCCATTCCCAAAAGCCGTCCCTCGCGTCCTCCCGCTGGGAGACCGATACCGGTGCTCCGGGTTTTGGTCTTTCGAGGGATGTTTGCATGGGGCTATGGTCCGGTTCGATGGACAATCCACATTGCCCTGTCACTGTTTTTTCTCTGCTTCGCGCTAGTAGCTTGTCCCATCTTCGATCGGACAAGGTGCTTCTACGCGTCGGAGTGCAGCTTACGCGGACGAGCCGTGGCGACGGTGGGGGGTTTCTGATGCTGGGCAGTTGGTtaataaatcattcaattCCGTCGATCGTTTCACCGGCATCGGCAGTCTCCTACGCGCCGCAGGTCCCACCGATGGGCCCGTGGCAAGCACGACGTGTTTGTGGATCGTGCGTGGCGCAAACATTGTGCCGCATCCGAATAATCATCTGGTGCCGCTAATAAATCGTTAGAAAGCCGATCCTCTGTGGAATTGGCTGGCAGAGTGGCCCTTCCGTGCCGTGAACCACCGATGGTAGTTTAGGATGCACAATGACCGCACCACCAAAGAGATCAATAactatttctttttattcgaaaattgcataaaatatttttaaacattcgaaataaaatcaaagatcTTCTCTCAGCTCACAGGGCTTTGCGCGGACATGAATTTCGTAATGCGACACAAAATGGACAACGCGCTTCTCGGTCTCGGGGTGCCCGGCAGCATCAGATAGTTTGTGCGCCCGAACGGCAGCCCACCACGGCCAACGCGGGGCTACCATCAACAAGCTCCCGAactttcgccaccaccgtcgtcgtcgtcgtcgacataTCGCGAATCTTGTCCGTCGCTGGACTGTCCCCATCCGGAGTGTGTCCTGGATGCAGGTGTGATGACGGCGGTGTGCCTCTTGCTTCTCTCCGTGCATCTCAATATCTTCGCCTCGGCCCACAGGCGAAGGCAACGGGCAGCAAGCAGTGTGTCAGTCGTGTCTCGGTTATCGCCGCTGAAACAATTGGCCATTGACAAATCGGAGTGCGCAAGGGTGGGGGGGNNNNNNNNNNNNNNNNNNNNNNNNNNNNNNNNNNNNNNNNNNNNNNNNNNNNNNNNNNNNNNNNNNNNNNNNNNNNNNNNNNNNNNNNNNNNNNNNNNNNNNNNNNNNNNNNNNNNNNNNNNNNNNNNNNNNNNNNNNNNNNNNNNNNNNNNNNNNNNNNNNNNNNNNNNNNNNNNNNNNNNNNNNNNNNNNNNNNNNNNNNNNNNNNNNNNNNNNNNNNNNNNNNNNNNNNNNNNNNNNNNNNNNNNNNNNNNNNNNNNNNNNNNNNNNNNNNNNNNNNNNNNNNNNNNNNNNNNNNNNNNNNNNNNNNNNNNNNNNNNNNNNNNNNNNNNNNNNNNNNNNNNNNNNNNNNNNNNNNNNNNNNNNNNNNNNNNNNNNNNNNNNNNNNNNNNNNNNNNNNgggggggggggggggggttggcgAGGCACGAGGCGATCATTTCTATGTTTTGACGCTGGCGACACACTGGCCACAGTCACAACTACTGGGCAGCTTGTCAACGGTGGTGTACCTCCACAAAGCGGGCCTGTCGTCCGGGAACATACGTCGCCGTGGCCCACTTCCCGATCATCCGCACGACGGGGGGGGTCCCGATCGGCGGTCCTTTTCAACTTTGCCGCCCACACACCGTTGGGACCCTGCGTGATGTGTgatgtgaaaataaaatttaattaatccgCCTGTAGCAAGGGACCCATAATGGAGATTGGCTGGGTCGCATTGAGTCATTGAGCCGCTTTGTCGAGTGCTCGATCGGATTCGTGTTTCAGACATTTTCACGGAAAACAATGTAAACTCTTTAGTAAAGCTTTGATTCCGGAAACATTCACTAGCTTTAGCGCAAAGGGCATAAAAGGATGCCTAGACCGCAAGTGGCACAAGTGACTGTGGGGACAAAGTTTATTGCGCGGCTTGACAAACTGCCCACCCCGGTAAGAGTTATGGTCGATTCACGTCCCACCGTACCACCACGGGATCAAGTGGCCGTCAAGAATGAACCGCCATCACCTGGCACACCTCTCTCAGGAcggtgtgctgctgccggcaaCACGCAGTATTTTAGCGCGGCATTACTCGCCGCCATCGAGAGGCCCTTTTCTGGTCTCTGCGCCGTCCCTACGAAGCGTGTCAACCCGCGCGGGCTCCCATTCGTCCGTCGACGGTGACACGGTACATAAATTCTACCACCCGGCGAAACGCCGTGTTCCGTTGTCGTGCATCATCCCGCGAACGGGTCGCCGTTTGACAGGGTCCACCGAGTGGCCGCAGCAGTAGTGTCCCCGGGAGTCGGGTCGCGCGCCAGTAATCTCCCGGTGACTGCTGAATAGATGAATAGACCGGGTTCCCTCCCGCCAAGCGGTTCCCCCATTCGTCGGCCGCTTTTCTTTATCACCTCCAGGAACAGGGGTCTGCCGCTgccgcaccggcaccggccgatGTTTAACACAGTGCCATACAACGccgccaaaaaagaaaacttcgAAATCCCACCGCGACGGGGCACACCGCACACGGCACACTATTCTGTCAACCGTGTGTCAGGGCCGGCGCGGCAATTGCCCGAAGTGCAGTTTTTGTAtcgcaaaaaaataaacaccaatGGACCACACTCGCCCGTTGGTCCTTTCGAGCGACCCGCGGACGAACCTAGGCGCACGTATGCAAATCTGGCCAATTTGACGACACCGCGCCACTACCGGCGGCATTCGGTGCGCGCCGCTAATAAATGAAGGCAATTTTGAGCTTTTCTTAATTTGGCACGGTCCCGGCCGTGGCGGCGATCGTGGCTGTGTGAGGTAGAAAATCCGTAATTTAACCATATCTGCACTTCAAAGGCTCACTGACCGCTGGTTGGCTGGGTGGCGGGCTGGTGAACCATTGCCAACGGTATATCGGTGGCCGGCAAGGAGTCCTGTAGGAACGAGCCGCTTGGCTGCctagccggccggccagcgtgGTCGGGCGCGGTGATTGATTTTGTAAAAGAATTGGTTCTGTCCGTCGCGCGAAGAATATTTACTCATTAAAAATGGCGTCCTTTCGGCATCATTTAtgtgattgaattttcttttcgctgttTACTTCCATCGCGGAACGCTTTGATTCCGCAGGGAGGATCAGGATCATTAGATGACGAAGTGAAATTTATCAAGAATTACGAAGTCAATTAAATGCGAATTTAAGTTTTCTATGAGTTAAGTTAGCAAAGTTCAAATATCAAAACTTATACGAATGGTAGTATATCatttaaatgattgatttattaCACAAAGTATCCCTGCACCATCTCTTTAGAATCAAGTCAGTGGCGCAAGGCTAATTATGGTACCATATTGCGTGCTTACGATGGCACAAAGGTCTCCAAAGGGCCTTTGGTCCATGTCCTCCGACGCAGCATGCATTCGGTTCCGCTTCTGGGCTGAAATTGCGTTCGTTACTTCACCCAATTTATCAAAAAGGCAAGCGGAAGACAAACGGTCGGTCTCAGGGTAGAGGAGTCCGGTTGATGTCTTCTTCGGCCGTCGCGGTGCCCGTGTTCCGGGGGcacggttttatgttttcaatgAATCGAAATCACTCTCGCCCCAACCGGTGACCAGGGACCACTGTGTGCCACTGTACCATGTGAACTACAGCTTACGGGTGCGCGATCTACGCGGcaccgcggtcggtcggtatcGTTTAGGCGTCGGAGTCGGTAATTTATGGCGATCGATAAATCATCCACATTCACCTCGTGTGCGAGTGAAATTAATTGTTCACCGGATGATCGCGACGAGCGAAAGTGGGAAACAGTGACCACCATAAGGCAATGCTGCGCGCAACAGGATCGGATTGCTGCTAACATGTGTCACCGAGCGACTACTGGCCCCGCTCGCTCAGGGGATTGGGAGGATGATCGGGAAAATCATTATCGCACCTTAATTGCGTTGTTCCTACCTACCTTCGTTCTTTAGCGCGCTGGCGGCATGCGGCACGGCcaggtgcggtgcgggaaGATCGAGAAACACGGCATCGGCCTTCCCGTCCAGCTCGGGTCCGAAGCCCTGCTCGCAAACGTCCCGCTGCCGGACGGTCACACTGTCACCCAGTCCGTGCGCGGCAAACTCGTCGCGTGCTTTCGCGCACCGTTCCTCGTGGAAGTCGAACGTATGCAGGTGGCCGGACGGGCGTATGGCCCGCAGGAAGTAGTGCGACagcgagccggagccggtACCGGACTCGACCACGACGCTCCCGGGTCGGACTTCCAGCTGGTACAGTATCATGCTGATATCGGGCGTGTACAGGATTTGCGTTCGATGGGGCAACGTTTGGGTCCACAGCTCGGGGTTCGGCTGCAGAACGTGGGCCCAGCCTTTGGTGAGCTGCACACGGGCCCCGTACCGCTGGCCGATCAGATCACTCACTTTCAGTGCACCAAAACACGTCTGGAACACGTACTCGATCATTTCGTTCTTTTTGTTGCGAATCTGCCGCACCGCCTCGATCGAGTGCATCATAGCCGGCGTTAGGTATAGCACGACCGTGTCACCCTCGGCAATCACCTCTTTCGGACCGGCGAAACTCATGCTGGAAAATCacgttttaaaacaaatgcccGGAACAATCAGAAACATCCGGAACCGGCAAAGCACGAATTTGTTTACTCAGCAACAGTTCGCGTCGCGTCGTTCGCGTGACAGCTGAGATCGCGGTCACTCAGCACTCACACTGAGTGGTTTTCTTAAAATGTTCGAATATGACGAACGACCTGCAGAGTCGCGTGGATGACATCTTGATGGTGGCAGACAAACGGCAGAACAAAACTTTGTATTCTCGCGAAAAAGAAATAGATATGCCGATTTTAGGtatctttctttcgtttcccaCCACGTGGTTTGGTCAGTTCAATGAAACACTCGCTAACATTGATGCACTTTCATTTACAGCTCCGTCCAATAGCACCTTACCTCACTACAACAAAATTGCATATTTTACTTCACTCTACCGGGCTAGCTTATCGACTATCTAGAGTGTGCCTCAATCTttagaagaaaataaaacacttagAATGAAAACTACAGATCGTAAAAGCTACACCAACCATATTTGCACGTTTCCATCGCGTCGCTTTCCGGAATCAAATTACAACTAAATGCATCTTTGCAGCTACTGCATCTAACAACAAACGAGGAATGAAGCTAACTATAGCTATAGCGTAAGTCTAGTAAGATTTTACATACAATTTGTTCACACTAAAGACACAAAAAGTACAATAAATATTGGCCAACGCCCGTGTCGGCCATCGATAAACTAATGCTAGAAGCAACACCAACGccactgcgtgtgtgttgcgctCGTAGTGAAAATACTGAAACGGAAGATGCACCACCCCGGAAGCCGATCCGGAATGTCCACGACGTTCCCGGATTCCCGCTGCCCGGGGTTTGTGggggaaataaataatgaaaacggCTCGTTCCGTGAGATCTGTGCCGATcctagtgctgctgctgctgctgctcgtgacGCGTGGTCGCTTCGTCGAGGGGCTGTTTCCGTTCGACTCCGTGCTCGCCAcccggtggctgtggcggcggaggaggcaACGGCGGATGTCCGTCCAGCGTCAGCAACCGATGGTCCGAtggccacggtggtggcggtatTTGAAGAGGAACGGGCATCGGGAGGGGCGCCATACCCGGGATCGGTAGACCGTCCTGTGTGAGACACGAAGCCGGTAGCAAACAGGAGCCGACGGGGCCGTGGTGCGCCATGGAGCcagtgctggtggtgctgctgctgccggctccGTGCGAGGTGATGCACGTCAGCGCGCTGGAACTGGGTATCGTTTGGGTGACGGGTAGGATGgtgcccgggtggtggtggtggtgcgcgatcGACGCACCGACCGCACAGTCGGTGACGATCGGGACGAACTGTTCCGGCATCCAGTCGAAGGAGAACGTGGTGGCCGTCGGGAAGCCTCCGCCGAGGAGCTGGTGCGGGGCGCTCGttggcgtcggtggcgtcgtcgtcatgtACGGCGACAGCTCCTGGTGCGTTATGTCCGGGACCTTCTGCGCCGTAGTGTCCGACCAGGGCGGGCTCGGGTTCCACTGCTCCATGAAATCGGTCGGTTCCCCACCCAGCCCGCTCGTCACCGTCGGCGGAAGGATAGCGGATTTCGAGTGCAACCGGCTGGTGAGTGTGGTGCGACTGCTCGAGATCGTGGGTCCAACGAGCATCGCCTGaagcccaccgccaccaccaccaccaccggcgtcgATCGACCCACCGAGACCGTTGCCCAGCCCGTGTAGATCACCCGGTGGCGGGCCACCGTTCTCCTGTCCAGCCCCCGCGTGTTGATGGTAGTCCCCGATCGCGCCGGAGGTCTCCGGAGATTCCGGTGGTCCACTGTCCGGGATGTGGAGCGGCTCCAGTCGATTGACGTTCCGCTTCTTCGTCGGTGGAGTCCCATTGTGACGgtcgctgctggtggcggaaCTGCCACCTCCGCCATTGTGGCACCGGATGTGTGGTGTTACCTGTACGACCGGGATCGGGATGGCCACGGGGTTACCCATACCGGGCGGTGGTGCCGATGTCGGAGGCGTCGGCTGGCCTCCGCTGTAGTCCACGGGTTGGCTGCCGGACTCGAGCCGGAAACCGTACGGCCGCCCCGTCGTACCGTATTCGTCGCCCGCGGATGCCGTTGTCGTTACTCCGGcctggtgctgatgctgcaggTGCGGATGATGGCCGTGCATCATCGGTGTGGCCGGACCGCCGTTATGGTGCTGCCCGGACGGTGACGCGTGGAACCCGTAGCCGGTGAGGTGATGCTGTGAATGGGACGCCGAGTAGCCCGAGTGTGACCCCAGCCCGGATGCAGCCGCGGCCGTTATGACGCCACCGGAGGaagacccggtcccggtctgcCCCACGCCTCCGGAGCCCGCGCCGCCCGGCGAGTGGTTGCTGTGGTTCCCGAGGGCCGCGGCCCCGTACGCGTACGAGCCGCTCGGCGGGATCCTCGTGGCACCCTCGAACGGAATCCCAAACTGCATCTTCGACTGCACAGTGTAGTAGTGGTACAGCCACGAGTTGGACAACATCACGGACGCCTCGCGGTCACTGTGGGAGCAGAGAAGGAGCAGAGTTGCTGCGTCAGTATTACGGGATTGCGGAAGAGATGCGTAACAGTCGCGCGGCTTGGGGTTAATACTGTTCCCACAGTGGTCATCCCGGCCCAGGgttgcaacataaaataaatcgcCCATTGTCAGTATTGTCTCCGAGGTTGTCTCCGGTGCTcgataataaaagaaaaaaggagttTCAAAGAAGGGTAGTCCACGCGTGTGCAATATGGGGCTCGGCGGCCGACATTTTGGTCCGATTCGTGattgttctttttcttgttccgtgTTCATTTCCGTGCTCCGCTGTCCGCTTAAAGGAGTTGCTCTCCTTTAACTGCCCAACTGCTGGGCCTATGGTTGCCCGGTCGCCAAACGAGCGTAACCTTCTGACCTGTCGCCAGACGTTCGTCGATGCGTTTGCGGTTGAACCGCAAACCGCAACACAGCAAACCTGGGGCCCACGGgtttgtatgcaaatttggGATCCCTTTCCCGTCCCACTCCCCGCCATCAAGGGTGAACAAATTCCCTGGCCAGTCGCGGCACCGGACCGCGACGGGCGCGACGGTGGCCCGTGGCCTACCGGTCACCGGGCTGCGATGACGGCGACGTTCATAAATCTCGCTTCCTGCCCCACGGTGAATCCTGCAGACCACCGACCCGTTAGTCCCGAGGTTCGCAAATGGGGTCCGCAGGATCGGTTGGCCAAAACACATTTCGTGGCTACGATCGGACGATATTTGTGATATTGTTTTAATAAACCACTCTTCGCTTCAAATTTGAGGCAGTTTGAATTTAATATTTGAATTATGTTACTGAAACCACGGTTTACAATGGTGATGATGAGGAACATTGACTTGTAACGGAAGAAACCTGCATAAAATAGTTTAAATTCCGTTTATGTCTCATTATGGCATTGGGAAATCACTTCCTCGTTAGACTGAAAGTTGCACTCTCAAACATTTCTTCGATCGTCTGACGATCGAATCGTTTGTCGATCCGACGGAACCGTGGATAAGCGAAAGGATTGTCGATCGAAACTTGAGACTTTCCCTATGGGatgtttttaaaaaaatggaaatcttCCACTCTCTCAATATGTTGGATGACAAGTGAGGAAATCAGCAGCACATCAGGTCGTGTAAAGTTTTCAAAGGGCTGATTCGTTGAAATAGtatggtaaaaaataaaaaacatgcTCACGAAAGCTACACACATACTTACACACAAAATTCGATTGGAAGTTACATCGTGGGATGGCCAGCGATCATTTCGAGACCAAAACG
It includes:
- the LOC128269838 gene encoding uncharacterized protein LOC128269838, giving the protein MKFSSATTITPGAMLFDANKSTKGASKLRRDLINSEIANLRDLLPLPQSTRQRLSQLQLMALVCVYVRKANYFQQVFKRSIDIGLHSAPTPNIGFSKALSGFLMMLTQNGKLLYISDNAAEYLGHSMEDLLIHGDSVYDIIDKQDHGAIQSELSRGVSQHPAGGGSLAHHHHHHHHQQQQQLGAGGVPGGSSSTGTNNATSNSNHHHHHSHHQALHQHHQTQHHQLHHHHHHLHHHGGSLSPSSSSAGSSATIGGGGPSAGSSLLDGEQRIFLCRMNVSRNARRQMRFGDQKVVLVQGHYLSYLPLCSRNEPVFIATCTPIAMPETRECVVQGATNVFTTIHSMDMKVVHIDKNGEFHLGYSRSELQGVSWYQLLHWESTREAQSKHRLITQSEQDRSCILLVRMQRRQNDFLWVHVVLQVRDGQDSNQQSVIVCTNQVLSDREASVMLSNSWLYHYYTVQSKMQFGIPFEGATRIPPSGSYAYGAAALGNHSNHSPGGAGSGGVGQTGTGSSSGGVITAAAASGLGSHSGYSASHSQHHLTGYGFHASPSGQHHNGGPATPMMHGHHPHLQHQHQAGVTTTASAGDEYGTTGRPYGFRLESGSQPVDYSGGQPTPPTSAPPPGMGNPVAIPIPVVQVTPHIRCHNGGGGSSATSSDRHNGTPPTKKRNVNRLEPLHIPDSGPPESPETSGAIGDYHQHAGAGQENGGPPPGDLHGLGNGLGGSIDAGGGGGGGGLQAMLVGPTISSSRTTLTSRLHSKSAILPPTVTSGLGGEPTDFMEQWNPSPPWSDTTAQKVPDITHQELSPYMTTTPPTPTSAPHQLLGGGFPTATTFSFDWMPEQFVPIVTDCAVGASIAHHHHHPGTILPVTQTIPSSSALTCITSHGAGSSSTTSTGSMAHHGPVGSCLLPASCLTQDGLPIPGMAPLPMPVPLQIPPPPWPSDHRLLTLDGHPPLPPPPPQPPGGEHGVERKQPLDEATTRHEQQQQQH
- the LOC128273038 gene encoding tRNA (adenine(58)-N(1))-methyltransferase catalytic subunit TRMT61A, encoding MSFAGPKEVIAEGDTVVLYLTPAMMHSIEAVRQIRNKKNEMIEYVFQTCFGALKVSDLIGQRYGARVQLTKGWAHVLQPNPELWTQTLPHRTQILYTPDISMILYQLEVRPGSVVVESGTGSGSLSHYFLRAIRPSGHLHTFDFHEERCAKARDEFAAHGLGDSVTVRQRDVCEQGFGPELDGKADAVFLDLPAPHLAVPHAASALKNEGGRICSFSPCIEQSMRVCEALTQCGFIEIQNLEVLQVEDIVRTRNVPVMELDFLKTKKTDTAKDTKTPRESKKYITSTAPNTMAGHTGYLTVAELPPLFAR